In Miscanthus floridulus cultivar M001 unplaced genomic scaffold, ASM1932011v1 os_2455, whole genome shotgun sequence, one genomic interval encodes:
- the LOC136534971 gene encoding beta-galactoside-specific lectin 2-like yields the protein MERPSLSMAIFLVVLILALALLPSNNIDQAQAAAAKAKRGGTPELIPINLVGRDGDKITLALQPRDLSLASFANGSHHWYAFPGYEHVIRNGTTLPFGNSYRDLIGGLANLPSLPLGREPVLRAIGAISACDDPASADDDTLGALKRGLATLTVTRCEALRLAPVWETVSESARTNPNPNPSFPFG from the coding sequence ATGGAGCGTCCTTCTCTTTCCATGGCGATATTCCTTGTCGTCCTcatccttgctcttgctctgctgccCAGCAACAACATCGACCAGGCACAGGCTGCAGCTGCAAAAGCGAAACGCGGCGGCACGCCGGAGCTGATCCCCATCAACCTCGTGGGCCGCGACGGCGACAAGATCACCCTGGCCCTGCAGCCCCGCGACCTCTCCCTCGCCAGCTTCGCCAACGGGAGCCACCACTGGTACGCCTTCCCGGGGTACGAGCACGTGATCCGCAACGGCACGACGCTCCCGTTCGGCAACAGCTACCGCGACCTCATCGGCGGGCTGGCGAACCTGCCGAGCCTGCCGCTGGGGCGGGAGCCCGTGCTGCGCGCCATCGGCGCCATCTCCGCGTGCGACGACCCGGCGAGCGCGGACGACGACACGCTGGGCGCGCTCAAGCGCGGGCTGGCCACGCTCACGGTGACCAGGTGCGAGGCACTGCGGCTGGCGCCCGTCTGGGAGACGGTCTCCGAATCGGCAAGAACGAACCCTAATCCTAACCCTAGTTTCCCATTCGGATAA